The uncultured Methanoregula sp. genomic sequence CATCGATTCCCAGCAGAAGAATGCTATTTTAAATGACTCCATAACAGTTCCCTCCGCTCCTTTACAACGCGGGTCAGATCGTGGCGTTCCTGTAATCCATCTATACTTTCGGCCAGGTGGGGATCATCAAGCACATCATTGATCCAGTTCTTAAAATCGCCCCGTTCGATATGGTACTGGATCGAGTCATTCGGCACAACGTAGAGCAGTTCTTCGAACTGGTCCAGGTTGTAGGCCGTGTGGCCGATGAAGCCGGACGGGCCGGCGAAATGGAACGCATGTTCGGGGGCAAGAGTCCGCAGGGTCTTCGCCGATCGCCGGTTCTTCATCACCCGTATCGTGCGGGCTTCATAGTCAGCAATGATCTTCATATAGGTCTTGAACGCGTCCTCGGCCTCATGGTGACTGAAATAGGTGTGAACTTCACCGCAGGTGCCGTATTTCGAAGCCATGTAGTAGAAATGGTCGCTCGTCTGGAGATACCGCCAGATCGGTTTGTCGACCGCATAGGGCCGGGCCGACTGGACGGCATGGAACGCGGTTTTCTGCCGGTCGTTCCCCATCCAGGCCGAAGTGTCTTTTTCTATATCGGCCCAGGAGATGGTTTCCCGTACATCGATATCGTCAACAGGTTCATGGGAGGCAAGGACCTGCGAGGGAAGCACGGTCTCAACACCCCGCTGACCCAGTTCGCCCGGTAATGCCCGGAGGAAATCGAATATACCGGTCTCCTGCCAGAAATGTTCGCCAAAGGTTTCGTAATCCAGGAAGACGTTGATGACATCCCCGGAGGACGAGGCAATCCACTGGGCATACGTGTCGGCAGTGAGGGGATACATGTCCCAGGTACGGTTGGCAAACCTGAACGCGATATCATCGGACAACTTGGTATTGCGGAGGAGGACCGGGAGGTCCTGGCACCGGTACACGTAATCCGGGCTCCGCCAGCCAAGTACCCGGTCTACGCCTTCGGTAAAAATACCATTAAAATCCATCTCCCGGATGGTGGCGGCAATATCATTATTGAATGTAAATTCCGTATTCTCGAAAACAACCGGACGGACCCGGAACCGGTCGTACATCAGATCGGAATGCATCCTGACCTGTTCAGTGAACTCTGTTTTATCGGAAAAACAACTGGCAATGCTGTGATAATAGGTCTGCCCGATGAGCTCGGTATTTTTATGCCGGGCCACATCTTCAAACAGCGAGAGCGTCTCGGGGCTCCACCGCTCGAACTGTTCGATTACAATACCGGACAAGGAAAATGCGCAGGAAAAACCTTCATCAAGCTTTTCAAGTATTATCCGCGTTGCAGGGTTGTAGCACTTATCGGCTACGCGTAACAGTATTTCCTTGTTAAGTCCGTCAAAATAGTGATCGAAGAGATCTTTTTTTTTCACTTTTGGCTGAGGTGAAAACATCCGGTTGAGACGGTACGGCTGATGCACCTCAAACCCAAAACAAACGTGTGGCATAGCGGGCACTCCAGAACTGGCAATAAGGAAAGACCATTCGTGCCAGACTCACTGGGGAAGTGCATGGACCTGATATATTTGTGCGGTTTTATCGAATGACAGATGAGTACGCCAGGGCACGGATTCTGAGGTAAGTCCTTTTGCCTAGCACATTACATAACAGAGTGTCCGACATATAAAGTTTTCTGCATTCCGGAAAAAGAATAAAAGTTTTGTTTTTCAAGTTTCCATTACCGAAAACAGGGAATTCTGGTATGCGGTTATAACCGGATCCGGGAATACCCTGATTCTGGCTTTCATCATTCCGGAATGCCGAAGACAGGTTCATTACTGCAACAGATATGCCGGCGCCGGTCCTGTCCGGCGACAATCCTTTCTTCTATTCATTGCAGGATACAGCCCGATTACCATACTATTAAGAAGATGATACAACCACTACAAAACTACGGTGGATTGCTGTGGCGCCCGATAAGATCAAGAAACTGTTTCCGCAGGTACCCGATCGGATTTCCGGCCTCATCGATCTCGCGTACAATCTCTGGTGGAGCTGGAATCCTGCCGTCAAGATGGTCTTCAAGAGGCTCAACCCCCAGGCATGGGTCGAGAGCATCCATAACCCGGTAAAGATGCTCCGTACGCTTCCGGAAGAAACACTCCTCGCTGCATCGAGAAATCCCGCCTACCTGCGGAATTACGATATCGTAATGTCCCGCTTCCGGCAGGAGATGCACCGGAAACACCACTGGTTTTCTGAAAATTTTCCCTATAATCATAACCTCAATATAGCCTATTTTTCCGCTGAATATGGGCTCCAGCATTCCCTGCCGCTGTACGCAGGAGGCCTCGGGTTTCTGGCCGGGGATCATCTCAAGGAATCCAGCGATCTCGGTCTGCCGCTGGTTGCCGTGGGCTTCATGTACTCGGAGGGATATCTTCACCAGCATATCGGACCCGACGGCTGGCAGCAGGACATCAAGGAGATCCTGGACCGCGATGCTGCACCTATAACACGGGTTTACTATAACCATGATGACCAGCTGGTTGTCCGGGTACCGTTTATCGAACCGTCGATATATGTCGCGGTCTGGAAGGTGGAAGTCGGCACCATCCCCCTCTTCCTTATGGATACCGATATACCCGAGAACGATCCTGCCAACCGTTCCATCTCGTACCGGCTCTATACCGGGGATAATGAACAACGATTAAAACAGGAAATTGTGCTGGGGATCGGCGGGAGTTATATCCTGGATGTCCTCGGGATCCGTCCCTCCATAGTCCACCTGAATGAAGGCCACCCGGCATTCACCATATTCGAACGAATCCGGGAGAATGTTCTCGATAGGATGAGTTTTGAAGAAGCTTCAAAGAGGGTCCGTGACACTACCATCTTCACGACCCATACCCCCGTTCCTGCCGGGCACGATGCTTTCCCGCACGCGCTGATGGACAGGTATTTCAAAAATTATTATCCCCTGCTCGGTATTGACCGGAATACTTTCCTTTCCATGGGGCACTCCCCGCATGGTTCACAAGACCTCTTCAACATGACGGCATTTGCCCTGAAGATGAGTTCATTCAAAAATGGCGTGAGCAAAAAACACGGGGAGGTTGCCCGGTCAATGTGGAGAGAACTCTGGCCTGAACTTGCCGAAGAGAAGATCCCGATTCACCATATCACGAACGGCGTTCATGTTCCAACCTGGCTGGATCCCAAGATGGTTCTTCTGCTGAATAAATATTTTTCACCGTCATGCCCGCAGTGGCTCAAAGTGCACGACAAACCGCTTCTCTGGGAACTTGTCCAGGAGATCCCTGACGAAGAGTTATGGGCGGTTCACCTCCAGCTCAAACGGAAACTGGTCAACAGGATCCGGGAGCACAAACGCCGTAAATGGGTGGATGAGAATA encodes the following:
- the glgP gene encoding alpha-glucan family phosphorylase, with product MAPDKIKKLFPQVPDRISGLIDLAYNLWWSWNPAVKMVFKRLNPQAWVESIHNPVKMLRTLPEETLLAASRNPAYLRNYDIVMSRFRQEMHRKHHWFSENFPYNHNLNIAYFSAEYGLQHSLPLYAGGLGFLAGDHLKESSDLGLPLVAVGFMYSEGYLHQHIGPDGWQQDIKEILDRDAAPITRVYYNHDDQLVVRVPFIEPSIYVAVWKVEVGTIPLFLMDTDIPENDPANRSISYRLYTGDNEQRLKQEIVLGIGGSYILDVLGIRPSIVHLNEGHPAFTIFERIRENVLDRMSFEEASKRVRDTTIFTTHTPVPAGHDAFPHALMDRYFKNYYPLLGIDRNTFLSMGHSPHGSQDLFNMTAFALKMSSFKNGVSKKHGEVARSMWRELWPELAEEKIPIHHITNGVHVPTWLDPKMVLLLNKYFSPSCPQWLKVHDKPLLWELVQEIPDEELWAVHLQLKRKLVNRIREHKRRKWVDENTDPQNVLSGGALLDPYALTIGFARRFSTYKRADLIFQDIERLKRIVNNPWTPVQIIFAGKAHPADEEGKRIIQKIYRYALQRDLGGRIAFVEDYGEQMAQYLVHGVDVWLNNPLPPMEACGTSGMKASLNGVLHMSVLDGWWPEAYSGKNGWAFGDMVPGPDHDRKDADQLYALLEREVVPLYYMQSDDGIPHMWVKMMKEAIMCTAPRFSASRMLKDYVRMGYDPALKKAAEYRL
- a CDS encoding alpha-amylase; protein product: MPHVCFGFEVHQPYRLNRMFSPQPKVKKKDLFDHYFDGLNKEILLRVADKCYNPATRIILEKLDEGFSCAFSLSGIVIEQFERWSPETLSLFEDVARHKNTELIGQTYYHSIASCFSDKTEFTEQVRMHSDLMYDRFRVRPVVFENTEFTFNNDIAATIREMDFNGIFTEGVDRVLGWRSPDYVYRCQDLPVLLRNTKLSDDIAFRFANRTWDMYPLTADTYAQWIASSSGDVINVFLDYETFGEHFWQETGIFDFLRALPGELGQRGVETVLPSQVLASHEPVDDIDVRETISWADIEKDTSAWMGNDRQKTAFHAVQSARPYAVDKPIWRYLQTSDHFYYMASKYGTCGEVHTYFSHHEAEDAFKTYMKIIADYEARTIRVMKNRRSAKTLRTLAPEHAFHFAGPSGFIGHTAYNLDQFEELLYVVPNDSIQYHIERGDFKNWINDVLDDPHLAESIDGLQERHDLTRVVKERRELLWSHLK